The Montipora foliosa isolate CH-2021 chromosome 1, ASM3666993v2, whole genome shotgun sequence DNA segment AATCTTGCTGTCATCTCGTTGGAACGAGCGCATGCCACATACCGTCCTTCCAGGCACCTATTCATGAGCAGACGAGTCTACTACGTCACTATAGCTATCATTTGGCTGATAGCTATTATCAGAGAAGCTCTTCAAATCGCGTTAGGAAAAATGCCATTTCAAGATCGCGGGAACATCCCTTTAGTAATAAATTCCGCTCTGTATATTGCATACTATTTACTAGTTCTCCTTGTTGTATGCATTTGCTACACTTCAATTTTTATCAAGGTTCGTTTTGGCCCGCGAATGAACCGCCTCGACGACGGAGTTATCATGAGAGAGCACCAgctatccgccattttgtttgctgttACAGTTGCTTCCCTGATCACTCTCTTGCCTGTTACAACATATATATGTCTGGGTTTGTTCCATCCTGATTTCACTTCGCCGAAAAGTCCTGTAAATTTTCACCTGCGAATGTTCGCGCTAACATGTTTCATATCAAACTCGTTGGTAAATCCCATCATCTACGCCATGCGCATGCAAGGC contains these protein-coding regions:
- the LOC138001056 gene encoding histamine H2 receptor-like encodes the protein MSGSDNRNATNKTEVSSLLASSECTPWIVVLISECVAIVVLNLITMAVFMTQRQMQRRGAYIFIRNLTMTDLLAGVISGPLQIERIGQHCDSWGYTHDDSSWADLIKFAFLHIFSFASLANLAVISLERAHATYRPSRHLFMSRRVYYVTIAIIWLIAIIREALQIALGKMPFQDRGNIPLVINSALYIAYYLLVLLVVCICYTSIFIKVRFGPRMNRLDDGVIMREHQLSAILFAVTVASLITLLPVTTYICLGLFHPDFTSPKSPVNFHLRMFALTCFISNSLVNPIIYAMRMQGFRTGVRNLLCGGAPADANMAAIPL